Genomic segment of Synechococcus sp. A18-25c:
GGTGATCGCCATCGGCACCGGCCCGGGGGTGGTGCTTGTGCTGCGCTGGTTTTGGTGGCGGATCAATGCAACAGCGGAGCTGGCCGCGATGCTCTGTGGCTTTGTCGTAGGCCTCACCACGTCGGTGGTGCCCCTGCTTCAGATCAGTGATTACGGTCAGCGGCTGATGGTCACCACCGCGCTCACCGCGGTGGTTTGGATCACGGTGATGCTGGTGACACCACCAGAGTCTTCGGATGTGTTGGAGCGTTTTGTGAAGACGGTGCAACCACCCGGCCCCGGTTGGAACCAGTGGCGTCGGCGCTTCGAAGTGCAGGCTAGCGAAAGCCTCCCAGACCTGCTGGCCCGATTTGTGTTCAGTTCGGGTGTGCTCTTTGGTGCCCTGTTGGGCTCCGGCGCTTTCCTTCTGCACCAGACGCCATTGGGCTGGCTCGGCTTGGTGGTGGCAGTGGTGTCGTTGACACTGCTTCGACTTCCACGCCGTTCGGTCGCAGCGCTCTGATCGAGCGCCAGTCACAATGCAATGAAATCAGGCAATGCCTTGGCTTTTTTTCGCAGCACCCTGCTCCCAATCCTGATCGTGGCTCTGTTCGCTTTGGCTCTCGTGGCCGTCAGCGCCAGGATTTGGCTTCCCGGTGACATGCTTGCGCCTGCACCTATCGGCTGAGATTACGATCGGCTCATGCGCGATTCATCCGGCAACCACAATGAGGAGCCGAGGCCGGAGTTGGCCATCGATCCTGATGTGCTGGCTCGCGAGCTCGAAGCGGAGCTTGTGGGAGACCCACTGGATGAGATCGCTCCGGATGATCCAGAAGGGGATGCGCTTGAAGCTGTGCGTTCCTGTGACGCCGGCTTGGAATGGCTCAAGCAAGGCCATGACCAAAAGCTTCAGGGCCTCAGAGTGTTCTGTGAACACCGTGATCCACGAGCCGTTCCATTGCTCTTGCCGCTGCTGGGCGAGACGTGTCCAGTGGTGAGGATGAGTGCCGTTTATGCGCTGGGACGGAACCCTTCAACCCAGGCTGTACAGGCGTTGCTCACTCTTCTGCAGGTCGATAGCAATGCCTATGTGCGCAAAGCCACGGCCTGGAGTTTGGGAAATTATTCAGATGCTCCGGTTCTCAACCCATTGATCCGCGCCTTGCAGGTCGACGTTGCAGCCGTACGACTTTGGGCATCGGTTTCTCTAGCTGAGGCTGGCAGTACCTCCCCTGCCAAGGCGGATCTCGCTGCGGGGCAACTGCTGCTCAGCCTGAAGATCGACAGCGAGCCTGTGGTTCGCAGCAACTGCATCTGGGCACTCGGTCGCCTCCACGACATGTTGGTCAAGCCTCGCCAAGAGGAAGTGGTCGAATGCTTCGTGGCGGCACTGCTGAAGGATCCGGAAACTGCTGTTCGCGATGAAGCGCGCACTGCTCTTGAGCAGTTGGATAACCCAGACTTGGTCGACCGGTTGCAAACCCTCCTGGACGAAGGTCTGCTGCTTTGACCCCTCAGGGGCTGAAGCTCTGACTCAAATCTGGTCGGATCCTGTGACAGGTGAACCTCAGATTTCGATCAGTTGCCCTTAACATGCGGCCAATTCTGTGTTGGTGCATGCCTCAACGCACAGTTCGATTCCGCATCCGCCCGGATGGGCGTGTTGAAGAGCAGGTGGAGGGTGTCAGTGGCGACGCCTGTCTGCAGCTCACGGATCGTTTAGAGGCGGCCCTTGGCACCGTTGAGCAGCGTCAGCCTACGGCTGAAGCCTTTTGTTCTCCTCAGGTCCTGACCCAATCGCAACCCCAGTCCGTCGAGCCTTCCTGATGTCTCACTTCAGTACTGTCAAAACCGAACTACGTCAGCTCCCCTCACTCCGAGCAGCGCTGGAAGATCTGGGATACACCCCTGGCGAGAGTCAGCAGGCAGTCCGGGGTTATCAAGGGCAAACTGTTGACGCTGAACTGGCTGTTGCGGTCGAGGGCAGTGCGGATTTCGGTTTCCGTTGGAATGAGACCAGCGGTGCCTATGAATTCGTCACCGATTTGGACCTGTGGCGTCAGCCCATTCCTGTCGAGCGATTCCTCTCCAAGCTCACCCAGCGTTACGCCCTGCGTTCGGTTCTTGAAGCCAGCCGCCAGGAAGGCTTCGATGTGGCCCAACAAACGGATTGCCAGGACGGTTCCATTGAGCTTGTAGTGACCCGCTGGGACGCCTAAGCCCATTCACGTTGCGTCTCTGATGACCAGTGGTTGATCCCTCGGCGGCCGCCTATGTCGCTGCCTCCTATGAACAGGACAAGCGCACTGGGAAGGAGCCTGTGCTCGGGGGTGAATTGCGCGAAAAGGCGGTGTGGGTGGATGAAGCGGTGTGTATTGGCTGTCGCTATTGCGCCCATGTCGCTACCAACACTTTCTGCATCGAACCCAATCTCGGGCGCTCACGTGCGATCCGTCAGGATGGCGATAGCACTGAACGCATTCAAGAAGCGATCGAGACGTGTCCCGTCGATTGCATTCATTGGGTCGCCTTTGATGATCTGCCAGCCTTGAAGCGGCAACTGGATGCTCAGGAATTGCTGCCGCTGGGCCTCCCTTCCCCGGCTCGACTGCGTCGGCAGCTGCCACGCAACACCAGTCACGACTGATGGCCAGCTCTGCCCTGCCGACACGACGCTTTGGGCGCACAGGGATTGCCATGCCGGTGCTCTCTCTGGGTGGCATGCGCTTTCAGCAGAGCTGGACCGACCTCGCGGCTGAGGCCATCACCGGAGAATCACAACGTCTCTTGGGAGACACTCTCAGTCGAGCCGTCGAGGCTGGCCTCCACCACGTGGAAACCGCACGGCATTACGGCAGCTCGGAGCGGCAACTGGGTTGGGCACTTCCTGAAAGCCCTGATGCATCTAGGATTCTTCAGACCAAAGTGCCGCCTCAGGCAGATCCCGAGGCCTTTGAGGCTGAGCTGGAGATATCGCTCGAACGCCTGCAAGTGCAACGGGTGGATCTGCTAGCGATTCATGGCATCAATCGTCATGACCATCTCGAGCAGACCATTCGATCCGGCGGATGTCTCGATGTGGTCCGTCGCTGGCAAGAGCAGGGGCGCATTGGCCATGTGGGGTTCTCCACCCATGGCGAACCCGAGCTGATCGTCGATGCGATCGAGACGGACTGTTTCGATTACGTGAACCTTCACTGGTATTTCATTCGTCAAGACAATGAACCTGCGATCGCAGCAGCCCATCGCCATGACATGGGAGTCTTCATCATCAGTCCGACGGACAAGGGGGGACATCTGCACACGCCTGGACCAAGGCTCCGCGCCTTAACGTCGCCACTGCATCCGATCGTGTTCAACGATCTCTTCTGTCTGCGAGATCCGAGGGTGCACACGATCAGCGTCGGCGCTTCCTCCCCCGACGACTTGAGACTCCACCTCGATGCGGTGGCTCTGCTCAACCAGGCGGATGCACTGATCACGCCGATTGAGCATCGCCTGCATCAGGCGGCGCGGGAGGTGCTGGGAGATGCCTGGATGGACAGTTGGCAGCAGGGTCTGCCGCCTTGGCAAGACACACCGGGAGAGTTGAATCTTCCCCTGCTTCTATGGTTGCACAACCTTGTCGAGGCTTGGGATCTCGAAGGTTTCGTCAAAGCCCGTTACGGTCTGCTGGGGCGTGGCGGCCATTGGTTTCCTGGTTCCAATGCTGATCCTCTGGATGCCACTGTGACGGAGACGGATCTGATGGCTGTTTTGCAGGACAGCCCCTGGCGAGAGCAAATTCCTGGAATCCTCCGACGTCTCAGAGATCGAGCAGGCGGAGAACGTCAAGAGCGCCTGTCGTCGGCCTGACATCCCAGAGGAAGCTTGGTCGGCACACCGATGGCGCGGGGATAAGTTTTGGGGGTTGCGCGATCAGCGCTGATGCGAATCAGTGTTCGTGGGCCCCGATCGGCAGGAAGCTCGGTGCGGCTGATGCCATGGGTCCGTGCGTTGAGAAGCTCAAGGGCCGGTTGCAGTTCGGCGTCGTCGCTGGCCTGCCAGCGGCCTCGATAGAGCAGCGCCTGTCCCTGCTGTTGCAGCAGGGGCACGAGGTATTCCGCCACGACTGGTGCTGCAGCCACAGCGCGCGCCATGGCCAGGTCGAATTGACCTCGGCACCCGGGATCGTGGCCCGTTCGTTCCACCCGTTCGGTGCGAACGACCACGCGCTCGCTCAGTCCAAGTGCAGACGCCATGGCAGCAACCGCTGCGGTTTTGCGCCCAACCGAGTCGACCAAAGTCAGGTGCGCACCCGGCAGCGCAATCGCCACGGCTAGCCCAGGAAATCCTCCACCTGTGCCCACATCAATGCAACGACGTGGTGTCTCCGGTTTCGCCAGCTCCGGCGAGAGAGGCCAAAGGCTATCCAGCACTTGCGCGATCCAGAAATCCTCGCCTTGCACCAGACGGGTGAGGTTGACGCGGCTGTTCCAGTCCTGCAGCAGCCTTTGTAAGTCGATCAGCTGTTGCAGTTGCTGGGGATCCGGAGTCCATCCGAGCAACCTCCAAAGTTCCGGCCCTGGCGTGGCGAACGGCGATGAATCCGGCATGGCGGCCTGCCCTTCAGACCTTTCTAGAATGCCGTTCTGGCCGGAGGTGTTCCTGCAAGCGATGGCTCCTTCGGCCCAGGACATGACCCATTACGAGCGTCTGGGCGTGTCCCGCAGCGCCGACGTCGACACCGTGCGGCAAGCGTTCCGCCGCCTGAGCAAGGCCGTGCATCCCGACACCACCCGCTTGCCGGCTGAGGATGCGGCCCACCAGTTCCAATTGCTGCGCGATGCCTATGAACAGCTCGCGGATCCGGGACTGCGGCGCCTCTATGACGCTGCGCTGCGCGAGCGCGACAATCCCCCAGCCTTGAAGACCCCCACGCTTCCAGTCCCCGACAACAT
This window contains:
- a CDS encoding HEAT repeat domain-containing protein, which produces MRDSSGNHNEEPRPELAIDPDVLARELEAELVGDPLDEIAPDDPEGDALEAVRSCDAGLEWLKQGHDQKLQGLRVFCEHRDPRAVPLLLPLLGETCPVVRMSAVYALGRNPSTQAVQALLTLLQVDSNAYVRKATAWSLGNYSDAPVLNPLIRALQVDVAAVRLWASVSLAEAGSTSPAKADLAAGQLLLSLKIDSEPVVRSNCIWALGRLHDMLVKPRQEEVVECFVAALLKDPETAVRDEARTALEQLDNPDLVDRLQTLLDEGLLL
- a CDS encoding DUF2997 domain-containing protein, whose protein sequence is MPQRTVRFRIRPDGRVEEQVEGVSGDACLQLTDRLEAALGTVEQRQPTAEAFCSPQVLTQSQPQSVEPS
- a CDS encoding DUF1257 domain-containing protein is translated as MSHFSTVKTELRQLPSLRAALEDLGYTPGESQQAVRGYQGQTVDAELAVAVEGSADFGFRWNETSGAYEFVTDLDLWRQPIPVERFLSKLTQRYALRSVLEASRQEGFDVAQQTDCQDGSIELVVTRWDA
- a CDS encoding ferredoxin; translation: MVDPSAAAYVAASYEQDKRTGKEPVLGGELREKAVWVDEAVCIGCRYCAHVATNTFCIEPNLGRSRAIRQDGDSTERIQEAIETCPVDCIHWVAFDDLPALKRQLDAQELLPLGLPSPARLRRQLPRNTSHD
- a CDS encoding aldo/keto reductase, with the protein product MASSALPTRRFGRTGIAMPVLSLGGMRFQQSWTDLAAEAITGESQRLLGDTLSRAVEAGLHHVETARHYGSSERQLGWALPESPDASRILQTKVPPQADPEAFEAELEISLERLQVQRVDLLAIHGINRHDHLEQTIRSGGCLDVVRRWQEQGRIGHVGFSTHGEPELIVDAIETDCFDYVNLHWYFIRQDNEPAIAAAHRHDMGVFIISPTDKGGHLHTPGPRLRALTSPLHPIVFNDLFCLRDPRVHTISVGASSPDDLRLHLDAVALLNQADALITPIEHRLHQAAREVLGDAWMDSWQQGLPPWQDTPGELNLPLLLWLHNLVEAWDLEGFVKARYGLLGRGGHWFPGSNADPLDATVTETDLMAVLQDSPWREQIPGILRRLRDRAGGERQERLSSA
- the rsmG gene encoding 16S rRNA (guanine(527)-N(7))-methyltransferase RsmG, translated to MPDSSPFATPGPELWRLLGWTPDPQQLQQLIDLQRLLQDWNSRVNLTRLVQGEDFWIAQVLDSLWPLSPELAKPETPRRCIDVGTGGGFPGLAVAIALPGAHLTLVDSVGRKTAAVAAMASALGLSERVVVRTERVERTGHDPGCRGQFDLAMARAVAAAPVVAEYLVPLLQQQGQALLYRGRWQASDDAELQPALELLNARTHGISRTELPADRGPRTLIRISADRATPKTYPRAIGVPTKLPLGCQADDRRS
- a CDS encoding J domain-containing protein; this encodes MPFWPEVFLQAMAPSAQDMTHYERLGVSRSADVDTVRQAFRRLSKAVHPDTTRLPAEDAAHQFQLLRDAYEQLADPGLRRLYDAALRERDNPPALKTPTLPVPDNIGQRRPLSGGEWLSLLLLLGALALCLLLGVGVAWSRGLELQVQPSWLLEEQTQKSAEQSGGSDGITPFARNAAQPALPQSP